Within the Comamonadaceae bacterium OTU4NAUVB1 genome, the region CATCAGCGGCATCCGTCCGGCGATCCCCGGCGGCGTGATCTCGGCGGGCAACGCCAGCCAGTTCTCCGACGGCGGCGGCGCCTGCGTGCTGGTCGACGAGCGCTACGCGGAGCGCCACGGCCTGAAGCCGCTCGGGCGCTTCCTGGGCTTCGCGGTGGCGGGCTGCGAGCCCGACGAGATGGGCATCGGCCCGGTCTTCGCGATCCCGAAGGTGCTCAAGCGCCTGGGCCTGACGGTGGCCGACATCGACCTGTGGGAGCTGAACGAGGCCTTCGCCGTGCAGGTCATCTACTGCCGCGACAAGCTGGGCATCCCGGCGGATCGCCTGAACGTCGACGGCGGCGCCATCGCGGTGGGTCATCCCTACGGCGTGAGCGGCCAGCGCCTGACCGGCCACGCGCTGATCGAGGGCCGGCGTCGCGGCGCCAAGAAGGTGCTGGTGACCATGTGCATCGGTGGCGGCATGGGCGCGGCCGGCGTGTTCGAAGTTCTCTGAGCGCGTCGACGCGAGACCGCCCGATGAGCTTCCGCCCGACCCTCGACTTCCTGCTCTACGACTGGCTCGACGCCGAGGGCCTGGCGCGGCGGGAGCGTTTTTCCGACCACTCGCGCGAGACCTTCGACGCGGTGCTGGACACCTGCGAGCGCATCGCGCGCGAGAAGTACGCGCCGCACAACCGCACGGTCGACACGCAGGAGCCGCGTTTCGACGGCGAGCGCGTCATCCTGCCGCAGGCGACGCACGACGCGCACGCGGCCTTCGCGGCCTCGGGCATGTTGAGCGCCGCGCAGGACTACGACATCGGCGGCATGCAGCTGCCCTACACGGTGCAGGCGGCGGCCAACGCCTTCTTCGCCATGGCCTCGGTCAGCATCGGCTCGGGCATGCTGACCAGCGGCAACGCCAACCTGCTGATGGTCCACGGCACGCCGATGCAGCGCGAGGTGTTCGCGAAGAACGAGTTCTCCGGCCGCTGGTCGGGAACGATGTGCCTGTCGGAGCCGCAGGCCGGCTCGTCGCTGAGCGACGTGGCCACGCGCGCGGTGCCCGACGGCGACGACTTCGCCGACGATCCGCTCGGCCCGCGCTACCGGCTCACCGGCAACAAGATGTGGATCTCCTCGGGCGACCACGAGCTGACCGAGAACATCGTCCACATCGTGCTGGCCAAGATCCCCGACGCCGAGGGCCGCCTGGTGGCGGGCACGCGCGGCATCTCGCTGTTCATCGTGCCGAAGAGGCTGGTCGACACCGGTGGCGCGCTGACCGGCGAGCGCAACGACGTCGCGCTCGCCGGCCTGAACCACAAGCTGGGCTGGCGCGGCACCACCAACACGCTGCTGAATTTCGGCGAGGGCAGGTTTCCGGTGGCCGGCCGGGCGGGCGCCGTGGGCTATCGGGTGGGGCAGCCGGGCAGGGGCCTGCACTGCATGTTCCACATGATGAACGAGGCGCGCATCGGCATCGGCATGGCCGCCACCATGCTGGGGATGGCCGGCTACCAGGCGTCGCTCGACTACGCGAAGCAGCGTCCCCAGGGCCGTCCGACCGGCCCGGAGGGCAAGGACCCGGCCCGGCCGCAGGTGCGCATCGTCGAGCACGCCGACGTGCGCCGCATGCTGCTGGCGCAGAAGTCGTACTGCGAGGGCGCGCTGGCGCTGGCGCTGTACTGCGCGCGCCTGGTCGACGAGCAGAAGACCGCCGGCCCCGCCGATCCGCGGGCCGCCGACGACGCGCGGCTGCTGCTGGAGGTGCTCACGCCGATCGTCAAGAGCTGGCCGAGCGAGTGGTGCCTGGAGGCCAATTCGCTGGCCATCCAGGTCCACGGCGGCTACGGCTACACGCGCGACTTTCCGGTGGAACAGTACTGGCGCGACAACCGGCTCAACATGATCCACGAGGGCACGCACGGCATCCAGGCGGCCGACCTGCTGGGCCGCAAGGTCCTGATGGAGGAGGGACGGGGGCTGGAACTGCTCGCCGGGCGGATGCGCGCGACGGCCGCGCGCGCCCGGGGCGTGGCGGCGCTGGCGGGGTTCCCGCAGGCGCTGGAAGCGGCGCTCGCGCGCGTGGTCTCGGCGACCCGCGAGGCTTGGTCGACCGGCGATCCACGGGAGGCCCTGGCGAACGCGGTACCCTACATGCAGGCCTTCGGCCACACCGTGCTCGCCTGGATCTGGCTGGACGTCGCGCTGCGATCGCTGGAAGGCGACGCGGACGCCGCCCGGCCCGCCACGGCCGGCCGGGTGGGCGCGGCCCGTTACTTCTTTCATTACGAACTGCCGAAGATCGGCGCCTGGCTCGAGGTCGTCGAGCGGCGCGACCCGACCTGTACGGCCCTCCCCGAGGACGCCTTCTGATGGCCACCGATTCCGCCAAGCCCGCTGCCCCTTCCTCCACCACGCCCACCGACGATCCCATCGCGCCGTCGACGCCCGGACCGCACGCGCGCCTGGAGAAATGGCTGTGGATCCTGATCTACGTCGGCATCTCCGTCGCCGCGCTGGGCTGGTACACCGGCCGCACCGACACCGCCCTGGGCTGGCTGATCGGCGTGCCCGGCGCGCTGGCCGTGGCGACCGGCATCGCGCTGATCTACGTGCGCTCCAGGCTGGACTGAGATCCCCCGGGCGCCGCCCCCGCCACCTCGTCGCCGACACCGCAAGACACCGAAAGACAACCAAGGACAACGAACCATGATCAAGCACATCGTCATGTGGACGCTCAACGACCCGGCCGATGCGCCGCGTTTCAAAAGCCTGCTGGAGACCTGCAAGGGCCTGGTGCCGGGCATGCGCGAGTTCTACGTCGCCGTGCGCGCCGAGGGGCTGGAGGCCAGCCACGACGTGGTGCTCTGTTCGGTCTTCGACGACGCGGCGGCCCTGCAGTCCTACGTGGTGCATCCGAAGCACCAGTCGGTGGCGGCGACCCTGGGCACGCTGCGCGCATCGCGCGCGGTCTTCGACTTCGAGGCCTGAGCACCATGAGCGCCACGACCCCCATGGCCGCCCGCACCGTCTCCGAGCTGTTCGACCTGACCGGCAAGACCGCCCTCATCACCGGCGGCTCGCGCGGCCTGGGCCTGCAGATGGCGCACGCGCTGGGCGAGGCGGGCGCGCGCGTGATGCTCAGCTCGCGCAAGGCCGACGACCTGGAACACGCCACGGCCGACCTCCAGGCCGCCGGCATCGACGCGCGCTGGATCGCCGCGGACTGCGCGAAGGAAGAGGACGCACGCCGCCTGGCGGACCAGACGCTCGAGCGCATGGGCGCCATCGACATCCTGGTCAACAACGCCGGCGCCAGCTGGGGCGCCCCGGCCGAATCGCACCCGGTGGCGGCCTGGGACAAGGTGATGAACCTGAACGTGCGCGGCTATTTCATCCTCGCCCAGCAGGTGGCCAACGCCTGGATGATCCCGAACCGGGGGGGCCGGATCATCAACATCTCCTCGATCGCGGGCCTCAACGGCAACCCGGCGGAAATGCAGACCCTGGCCTACAACACCTCCAAGACCGCCGTCATCGGCTTCACCCGGACGCTCGCGGCCGAATGGGGCCGCCACGGCATCAACGTCAACGCGATCTGTCCGGGCTTCTTCAAGACGAAGATGGCGAGCGTGCTCATCGAGAGCCTGGGCGAGGACCGGATGGCCGCCCACGCGCCGCTGCGCCGCCTGGGCGACGACGAGGACCTGAAGGGCATCACGCTGCTCTACGCGAGCGCCGCCGGCAAGCACATCACCGGCCAGTGGCTGGCGGTGGACGGCGGCGTGAGCGTGGTGACGGGGGCCTGAGGCGATGGCGGACACGACCCCCATCGCCACCGCGGCCCACGCGAACCCGGTGCCCGACCTGGGCACCTACATGCACCAGATCCCGTTCGCCCGACTGCTGGGCTTCGAGCTGGCGAAGTTCGGCGGCGGCGCCTCGGAGATCCACTACACGCCCGCGCCCGAGCACTTCAACACCTTCGACGTCGCGCACGGCGGCGCCTGCATGACGCTGCTGGACATCTCGATGGCCGCCGCCGCGCGCAGCGACACGCCCGAGTTCGGCGTCGTCACCATCGAGATGAAGACCAGCTTCATGCGTCCGTCGCTCGGCGCGTTGCGCGGCGTCGGCCGCCTGATGCACCGCACCGCCACGCTGGCCTTCGTGGAGGCGTCGATCCTCGACGAGAAGGACCAGCTCTGCGCCCACGCCACCGGCACCTTCAAGTACGTCAAGCGCCGCCTGCCCACCGGCCCGGCCAGCGCCAACGCGCAGCGCCTGCCGTCCACCGACTGACCCCC harbors:
- a CDS encoding acyl-CoA dehydrogenase; this translates as MSFRPTLDFLLYDWLDAEGLARRERFSDHSRETFDAVLDTCERIAREKYAPHNRTVDTQEPRFDGERVILPQATHDAHAAFAASGMLSAAQDYDIGGMQLPYTVQAAANAFFAMASVSIGSGMLTSGNANLLMVHGTPMQREVFAKNEFSGRWSGTMCLSEPQAGSSLSDVATRAVPDGDDFADDPLGPRYRLTGNKMWISSGDHELTENIVHIVLAKIPDAEGRLVAGTRGISLFIVPKRLVDTGGALTGERNDVALAGLNHKLGWRGTTNTLLNFGEGRFPVAGRAGAVGYRVGQPGRGLHCMFHMMNEARIGIGMAATMLGMAGYQASLDYAKQRPQGRPTGPEGKDPARPQVRIVEHADVRRMLLAQKSYCEGALALALYCARLVDEQKTAGPADPRAADDARLLLEVLTPIVKSWPSEWCLEANSLAIQVHGGYGYTRDFPVEQYWRDNRLNMIHEGTHGIQAADLLGRKVLMEEGRGLELLAGRMRATAARARGVAALAGFPQALEAALARVVSATREAWSTGDPREALANAVPYMQAFGHTVLAWIWLDVALRSLEGDADAARPATAGRVGAARYFFHYELPKIGAWLEVVERRDPTCTALPEDAF
- a CDS encoding Dabb family protein, coding for MIKHIVMWTLNDPADAPRFKSLLETCKGLVPGMREFYVAVRAEGLEASHDVVLCSVFDDAAALQSYVVHPKHQSVAATLGTLRASRAVFDFEA
- a CDS encoding SDR family oxidoreductase; translation: MAARTVSELFDLTGKTALITGGSRGLGLQMAHALGEAGARVMLSSRKADDLEHATADLQAAGIDARWIAADCAKEEDARRLADQTLERMGAIDILVNNAGASWGAPAESHPVAAWDKVMNLNVRGYFILAQQVANAWMIPNRGGRIINISSIAGLNGNPAEMQTLAYNTSKTAVIGFTRTLAAEWGRHGINVNAICPGFFKTKMASVLIESLGEDRMAAHAPLRRLGDDEDLKGITLLYASAAGKHITGQWLAVDGGVSVVTGA
- a CDS encoding PaaI family thioesterase — encoded protein: MADTTPIATAAHANPVPDLGTYMHQIPFARLLGFELAKFGGGASEIHYTPAPEHFNTFDVAHGGACMTLLDISMAAAARSDTPEFGVVTIEMKTSFMRPSLGALRGVGRLMHRTATLAFVEASILDEKDQLCAHATGTFKYVKRRLPTGPASANAQRLPSTD